The Microbulbifer sp. YPW1 genome contains a region encoding:
- a CDS encoding DUF2214 family protein yields MPALFASLHHLAFLALAVSLTTQLVLLGQPLTLQNVRKLQVVDRVLGTSALTLLVVGFIRVFHFEKGAAYYFHNGAFHGKITLFVIAALLSIYPTVQFLRWNKSLREGQLPQVADQQRRRLRLVVHAELTAMVGMALCAALMAKGIGQFG; encoded by the coding sequence GCCAGCCTCCACCATCTGGCCTTTCTTGCCCTCGCAGTCTCGCTTACCACGCAGCTGGTCCTGCTCGGACAGCCGCTGACGCTGCAGAATGTGCGCAAGTTGCAGGTAGTGGATCGTGTACTGGGTACATCTGCGCTTACCCTGCTGGTTGTCGGGTTTATACGGGTATTCCATTTCGAAAAAGGCGCTGCCTATTATTTCCACAACGGCGCCTTCCACGGCAAAATCACCCTGTTCGTGATTGCCGCGCTGCTCTCTATTTATCCCACTGTTCAGTTTCTGCGCTGGAACAAATCCCTACGCGAGGGCCAGCTACCACAAGTAGCCGACCAGCAGCGGCGCAGGCTGCGCCTGGTCGTACACGCGGAGCTTACCGCCATGGTTGGCATGGCACTGTGCGCAGCGCTAATGGCAAAAGGCATCGGGCAATTCGGTTAA
- a CDS encoding ATP-binding cassette domain-containing protein: protein MATLTLSGLSIGALENIDLNVAPGEIVCLSGPSGSGKSRLMRAINDLEPHDGNVTLGDTRQTALPGHAWRRKVMMVPAESAWWYDTVGEHFADTLKAELETTLVQLGLEADATQWPVTRLSSGEKQRLALARALSLGPSALLLDEPTANLDKESTAKVESWLCDKIRAGCLPTIWVAHHEDQIARVADRHYRINGSGIIEQETPQ, encoded by the coding sequence TTGGCGACGCTCACGCTTTCCGGGCTAAGCATCGGGGCACTGGAGAACATTGACCTGAATGTCGCGCCGGGGGAAATCGTCTGCCTGTCCGGACCTTCGGGCAGTGGTAAAAGTCGCTTGATGCGAGCCATCAACGACCTGGAGCCCCACGATGGCAACGTCACCCTGGGCGATACCAGGCAGACAGCCCTCCCAGGCCACGCCTGGCGCAGAAAAGTGATGATGGTACCGGCGGAAAGCGCCTGGTGGTACGACACCGTGGGCGAGCACTTTGCCGACACCCTGAAAGCGGAGCTGGAAACCACCCTGGTCCAGCTCGGCCTGGAGGCCGATGCCACGCAGTGGCCCGTCACCCGCTTGTCCTCCGGGGAGAAGCAACGTCTGGCGCTGGCACGCGCCCTTTCCCTTGGACCTTCCGCGCTACTACTGGACGAACCCACGGCAAACCTTGATAAGGAGAGCACGGCAAAGGTGGAATCCTGGCTCTGCGACAAGATCCGCGCTGGCTGTCTGCCGACAATCTGGGTAGCACATCACGAAGACCAGATTGCCCGGGTGGCCGACCGTCACTATCGCATCAATGGTTCCGGGATAATTGAGCAGGAGACACCGCAGTGA
- the fetB gene encoding iron export ABC transporter permease subunit FetB, which yields MNVIALSWWQLALAALLLIALALCTFAARLGVGKALLIAAARTAIQLTLVGLVLEALFAAGSLHWVVLMGIGMLLLAGREVVARQKYRLRGGWSFGIGTLSMFISAFTVTILTLVAVISPTPWYEPQYAIPLLGMLLGNTMTGIALGLDRLTESARRSRNIIENRLMLGEPWFRAIGEFRREAMRSGLTPIINAMAAAGIVSLPGMMTGQILAGTAPALAVKYQILIMFTIAAGTGFGTFVAVALCAKRLFDTRERLRLDRLQGAGTP from the coding sequence GTGAACGTGATCGCGCTCTCCTGGTGGCAATTGGCTCTGGCTGCCCTGCTGTTGATCGCACTTGCCCTATGCACCTTTGCCGCGCGCCTGGGTGTGGGGAAAGCCCTGTTGATCGCCGCCGCCCGCACCGCCATTCAGCTCACACTGGTGGGGCTGGTGCTGGAAGCCCTCTTCGCTGCCGGCAGTCTGCACTGGGTAGTACTGATGGGAATCGGGATGCTGTTGCTCGCTGGGCGGGAAGTCGTGGCGCGGCAAAAGTACCGCTTGCGAGGCGGCTGGAGCTTCGGTATCGGCACCCTGTCGATGTTTATCTCCGCATTTACGGTAACCATCCTGACACTGGTCGCGGTAATCAGCCCCACCCCCTGGTACGAGCCGCAGTACGCAATTCCCCTCCTGGGCATGCTGCTCGGCAACACCATGACCGGTATCGCCCTGGGCCTGGATCGACTGACTGAAAGTGCGCGCCGCTCCCGGAATATCATCGAAAACCGGCTGATGCTCGGCGAACCCTGGTTCCGCGCCATTGGTGAGTTCCGCCGTGAAGCCATGCGCTCCGGCCTGACGCCGATAATCAATGCCATGGCAGCCGCGGGTATTGTCTCCCTGCCGGGCATGATGACCGGCCAGATACTGGCAGGCACTGCGCCCGCCCTGGCCGTGAAATATCAGATACTGATCATGTTCACCATTGCCGCAGGCACCGGGTTTGGCACCTTTGTAGCAGTGGCGCTGTGTGCCAAAAGGCTATTTGATACAAGGGAGCGACTGCGGCTGGACAGATTGCAAGGCGCGGGAACACCTTGA
- a CDS encoding phosphatidylinositol-specific phospholipase C domain-containing protein produces the protein MEITYFNLGPQRRLHEIIFAGSHDAAITSGKSNAQTQNLNIYEQAKVGVRLFDLRILAQGDEQGASLVAYHGSAKKAKARKMHSDHTNKTHNIEVSSGMNLGTTGLKLSNMLKSAKRFVTEPATKNEFLILKFDKCSNWKLIAETCVAILADKIFKKTNDIEFSKLTLQDLAGKVVCVFNDKALAETPDLTLGPQHGILGFRSLKSKNGPNKAYKPAYQGMQYFGKGGTPISHIWKTKRGKRQENFDKQKKLMLQMANSDDLQSPNVLGMMYWTATGLTHSIKLRDEVLWNRTGVHKLGELWRCGLEASIGHQMELERIKCLEWGGKMRMKAFFPNIVMIDFASYDKCKTIYGLNKLKDDMLARAYDQYVGDVQPAPSSQKQQARPALV, from the coding sequence ATGGAAATTACTTACTTCAATTTGGGCCCGCAAAGGCGCCTGCACGAAATTATTTTCGCCGGTAGCCATGATGCTGCGATCACCTCCGGCAAGAGTAACGCACAGACTCAGAATCTGAATATCTATGAGCAGGCAAAGGTCGGTGTTCGACTTTTTGACTTGCGTATTCTCGCTCAGGGAGATGAGCAAGGTGCGTCTCTGGTGGCTTATCACGGCTCAGCCAAGAAAGCCAAAGCGCGTAAAATGCACAGCGACCACACCAACAAGACGCACAATATAGAAGTCAGCTCGGGAATGAATTTGGGCACTACGGGTCTGAAATTATCCAATATGCTGAAGAGTGCCAAGCGCTTTGTCACTGAGCCTGCTACCAAGAATGAATTCCTTATCCTCAAGTTTGACAAGTGCAGTAATTGGAAGTTGATTGCCGAAACCTGTGTGGCGATTTTGGCCGATAAAATTTTCAAGAAAACCAACGATATTGAATTCAGTAAGCTCACCTTGCAGGACCTCGCAGGCAAGGTAGTCTGTGTCTTCAATGACAAAGCCCTGGCCGAAACCCCTGATCTTACACTGGGGCCTCAGCATGGCATCCTTGGCTTTCGTTCCCTCAAGTCCAAAAACGGGCCCAACAAGGCCTATAAGCCCGCTTACCAGGGAATGCAATATTTTGGTAAAGGTGGCACACCGATTTCGCATATTTGGAAAACCAAACGGGGTAAGCGGCAGGAGAACTTCGACAAACAAAAGAAGCTGATGCTGCAAATGGCTAACTCCGACGACCTGCAATCCCCGAATGTACTGGGCATGATGTACTGGACTGCGACCGGTCTCACTCACAGTATCAAGTTGCGTGATGAAGTGCTCTGGAACCGTACCGGTGTGCATAAGTTGGGTGAACTCTGGCGCTGTGGTCTGGAAGCATCCATTGGTCACCAGATGGAACTGGAGCGTATAAAATGCCTCGAGTGGGGCGGCAAGATGCGGATGAAAGCCTTTTTCCCCAATATTGTCATGATTGACTTTGCCAGCTATGACAAGTGTAAAACAATCTACGGTCTCAATAAGCTCAAGGACGACATGCTGGCGAGGGCTTACGATCAGTATGTGGGGGATGTACAGCCTGCACCCTCAAGTCAAAAACAGCAGGCACGGCCAGCTCTGGTGTAG
- a CDS encoding GNAT family N-acetyltransferase has product MREVEILVDDLSDGSIIQLLEDHLAEMRLYSPPDSIHALDTSAMKDASITFWGARIGGELVACGALKQLSPEHGEIKSMRTDKRFLRRGIAAKLLERILQEAQSRAYERVSLETGTNEAFTPAVGLYRRFGFEECGPFGTYRPDPYSRFLSRAL; this is encoded by the coding sequence GTGCGGGAAGTAGAGATTCTGGTTGACGATTTAAGTGATGGTTCGATCATCCAGTTACTCGAGGATCATCTTGCTGAAATGCGTCTTTATTCTCCGCCAGACAGTATCCACGCGCTGGATACGTCTGCGATGAAAGATGCATCGATTACATTCTGGGGCGCGAGAATTGGTGGTGAACTGGTGGCCTGTGGTGCGTTAAAGCAGCTTTCTCCCGAACATGGAGAAATTAAATCCATGCGCACGGACAAGCGTTTTCTGCGGCGGGGAATTGCGGCAAAGTTGCTGGAACGCATTCTGCAAGAAGCGCAATCCCGCGCCTATGAACGAGTCAGTCTGGAAACCGGGACAAACGAAGCTTTTACACCGGCAGTCGGCCTGTATCGACGTTTTGGTTTCGAGGAGTGTGGTCCCTTCGGTACTTATAGGCCGGATCCATACAGTCGATTTTTATCCAGGGCGCTTTAA
- a CDS encoding aconitate hydratase: protein MAKNLTHQLIEQHLVSGKMTPGEAVQLKIDQTLCQDATGTMVMLEFEALGLPKVKTELSAQYVDHNLIQADFKNADDHLFLRSASRKWGIWFSRPGNGISHAVHMACFGIPGKTLLGSDSHTCAGGAMGMLAMGAGGLQVALAMAGLPFSLVMPEVIGVEVSGKLPPWVSAKDVILEMLRRYDVKGGVNKVFEYYGPGLDNLTAMDRHVIANMGQEMGATASVFPADENVRAFLRQQGREEDFVELAAEPGADYDQREQLDLSKLEPMIACPSSPGKVVTVREVAGKPIYQSYIGSSANPGLRDFAIPAKMVEGRNVPQEISLDINPTSRQLLEEISRSGDLNRLLQAGARLHQTGCNGCIGMGQAPASGRISLRTVPRNFPGRSGTKEDQVYLCSPETATASALTGKITDPRDMDMDYPEFSEPEKLQDMRPLMLAPRDTTDEIPVELEKGPNIQPLPEFDPLPEVLSGPILLKTGDNVSTDEILPAGTDILPLRSNIPAISHYTFSRIDETFYQRAKKLNADSFVIGGDNYGQGSSREHAAIAPRYLGVRVVIAVSMARIHRRNLINFGVVPLLFKEPADLARLNQDDILEIDKLPQQLQAGNKIVVKLTGGKELEVTHNMGEEEVATVIAGGLIDYVRKNHLQG from the coding sequence ATGGCCAAAAATCTCACCCATCAACTCATCGAACAGCATCTTGTCAGCGGCAAGATGACCCCCGGCGAGGCGGTGCAACTGAAAATCGATCAGACGCTGTGCCAGGATGCCACCGGCACCATGGTGATGCTTGAATTCGAGGCACTGGGATTGCCGAAGGTAAAAACCGAGCTCTCCGCCCAGTATGTGGATCACAACCTGATCCAGGCAGATTTCAAGAATGCCGATGACCATCTCTTTTTGCGCAGCGCCAGTCGCAAGTGGGGTATCTGGTTTTCCCGCCCCGGTAACGGCATCAGTCACGCGGTGCACATGGCCTGCTTTGGCATACCTGGAAAAACCCTGCTGGGGTCGGACAGCCACACCTGTGCCGGCGGTGCCATGGGGATGCTCGCCATGGGCGCGGGCGGATTGCAGGTGGCGCTGGCAATGGCCGGACTGCCATTTTCCCTGGTTATGCCGGAAGTGATTGGTGTAGAAGTGAGCGGCAAACTACCGCCCTGGGTAAGTGCCAAAGATGTGATTCTGGAAATGTTGCGGCGCTACGACGTAAAAGGCGGGGTCAACAAGGTATTCGAATACTACGGTCCGGGCCTCGACAACCTGACTGCCATGGACCGCCACGTCATTGCCAATATGGGGCAGGAGATGGGCGCGACGGCCAGTGTGTTTCCCGCAGACGAAAACGTGCGCGCATTCTTGCGCCAGCAGGGGCGCGAAGAGGACTTTGTCGAGCTGGCGGCGGAGCCTGGGGCGGACTATGACCAGCGTGAGCAGCTGGATTTATCCAAACTCGAACCGATGATTGCCTGCCCGTCCAGTCCCGGTAAAGTGGTTACCGTGCGCGAGGTAGCCGGCAAGCCAATTTACCAGAGTTATATCGGTTCCTCCGCAAATCCCGGGCTGCGGGACTTCGCCATTCCCGCGAAAATGGTCGAGGGCAGGAATGTTCCTCAGGAAATCTCCTTGGATATCAATCCTACCAGTCGCCAGCTACTGGAAGAAATCAGTCGCAGCGGGGATCTCAACCGCCTGTTACAGGCGGGCGCGCGCTTGCACCAGACCGGTTGCAACGGTTGTATCGGCATGGGGCAGGCACCGGCCAGCGGGCGTATTAGCCTGCGCACGGTACCGCGCAACTTCCCGGGGCGCTCCGGTACCAAGGAAGACCAGGTGTATCTGTGCAGCCCGGAAACGGCTACCGCCAGTGCGCTCACGGGTAAGATTACCGACCCGCGGGATATGGATATGGACTATCCCGAATTTTCCGAGCCGGAAAAACTGCAGGACATGCGCCCGCTGATGCTGGCGCCCCGGGATACCACCGATGAGATACCGGTAGAGCTGGAAAAGGGGCCGAACATCCAGCCCTTGCCGGAATTTGATCCCCTGCCCGAGGTACTCAGTGGGCCGATTCTGCTCAAGACGGGGGACAATGTGTCCACCGATGAAATCCTTCCGGCCGGCACCGATATCCTGCCGTTGCGCTCGAACATTCCCGCAATCAGCCACTACACCTTCTCCCGTATCGATGAAACTTTTTACCAGCGGGCCAAAAAACTCAATGCCGACAGTTTTGTTATCGGTGGGGATAACTATGGCCAGGGCTCCAGCCGGGAGCATGCTGCGATTGCACCGCGCTACCTCGGGGTACGTGTGGTGATCGCCGTTTCGATGGCGCGTATTCACCGTCGCAACCTGATCAATTTCGGCGTGGTACCACTGTTGTTCAAAGAGCCAGCGGATCTGGCGCGCCTGAATCAGGACGATATATTGGAAATCGACAAGCTCCCGCAGCAATTGCAAGCCGGCAACAAGATTGTGGTCAAGCTCACAGGAGGTAAAGAGCTGGAGGTAACGCACAATATGGGGGAGGAAGAGGTGGCGACAGTAATAGCCGGTGGCCTGATTGATTACGTGCGTAAAAACCACCTGCAAGGTTGA
- a CDS encoding DUF748 domain-containing protein, whose translation MSTSPASQSAESRGSHRLLWGLVFFLLLVGALNIFLSAVLPGAVQRWLHERGLEAQIQHMEISLPRLRAHLRGVEVRNEFERGFNVREATLGLSWWKLLQGKIHVKQVELEGGYMDLESEPGEFGRVWEIGGWRLKEGGEKKPRRWRVDLTAATLRKIVVCYQHKPEWNSPSCARFGELILDDFFVTGHREKTGEPLQFSIGADELALENLLAWDERPETDSGAGLGSKTQEPGEGDMRKSAQENPTIAVVRLKTRNIQFSRPENLLSVAELSTRKFGGCPPQRWADAVPGLQRTIGHCATARRLQLRGPASFSFGKQSEIAWHRIDGQEVRLRYRNRRHPNWHAETIAINDFDFLREDQSLQWLSAGASGFSWCPNRLRTVPSADGAHHYCVRAGSLRLPQPTRFEWREGFAVDLAEASLGQGTLVDLGADRQLADPLNTNMLRLGKLQYRNDSRRLQLQNLSLDGASGCIPGQLWGEREHCVVLNQLNLPQDFAMQFARKLPRDHLPAQGWALDSGPLTLEKLKLSDGRDGPEHQVLMVDLNWRRLELSQQEKRYLLEDVNLEKLTGCVPEGLLPQRMSPLCSRVAQLRGKGDFVFALAPSPYMVLGELSLASLLLSDHLAPDTSEQSGLMLRQLHTGNGFFRIRNQQLKPGEYFASEDGHGWFPGEADAGSVSNDSDDGREKGLLPEERLALERARTQALENRQIENIGDNIVARQTELELASLSLTALDGCLPVSWQAIAGGSDPARRPECFAVHNLRQHQPLHLKLDRQRRTSANDGGRLRVALTAADLSLESADVKSASGNDLLALAQLRLPRVDFRLQSRPIRMRLNLPGAALGIADFCFGDKRCIDVETLRTGDRFSLDYGRDRFSADLNNLVLDHFALSGGKDDVTIEVKKLLGLGLYANLPRTPGARADWKITQLQAQTVAACWPQSGEPERMLPRCVRGQRFSSENGGISVANLSLHHRLQDPSQLQLGAFQVAKIGLVQAAPPDLPVQLNLHDLRVDSVNGCGLNDWLAAAQLRGEGSGRWRGCVSSGSLHLSGDNLVSLGSPGEMSPGDEADRLSLGPLQAANLKLLPAPTQVGAPPIMQLAHIEWQSVRWAGGARVRVEDLLARDFSGCLPGRDGSVTSVKDPLCFTFRQLMVEGRQELAMKDALRASGKVALEDFAFRQGDRKRLGFTHLGVNGLVFSSDAVALKQGEVTGLNGCLESFELGKKSLAPCYEVGRISMGSEHKVLLGSLRSGRAQRQFRDIKVDGVRITQRDFPADLPSQLLHIATLEADVLAFGDRELVAQNLQLDNVSSCVPEGYIRGVRHCFNLEKALTSGRFDFEQRQLALALAQLDKLLVLNTAGDQLLESAYLEIRELSVAKQAIRLLFMEIADSRVFRRDERAQEFVNHQWNTEIESLRISQFEYFPPEKTLQIDTIDLIRPHSILARGRQGDLGAWERFRSASPELESYRYHRGDIARKANRFKYRVRQLYVDRGKFLWLDNSHEQRARLPIRRINLLLNGLSNHHDDPPALLVFNARPGGFSEMHLAGQVDLLDNNHWDGGLLGYVEGANLIPATPYMASLLGYKILQGQLDAELNLKVDDNQVDALAKMELQKIKVRRVRDTDHLNVKKSIIPLSLALALLKDGNGDVRFNMPVTGELYDPKFSFSFIFSHLLQRAILEALFVYFSPVGFYSLAKLAWARFRAVSFSDLEFAPGSDTLSAKAKTQLDSMVEEMRDNDKARPGICGVSTARDLENMFPHEVSAMRGMREVRENFYSDPPRVIREELLRLSNRRSLHVQKHLIDAGLNKEDFIQCAPDYIGTDTDEPRVEFSN comes from the coding sequence ATGTCCACTTCGCCCGCCAGTCAGTCCGCCGAATCCAGAGGAAGCCACCGCCTGCTGTGGGGGCTGGTCTTTTTCCTGTTGCTGGTTGGCGCACTGAACATCTTCCTCTCCGCTGTGCTGCCGGGGGCAGTACAACGCTGGTTGCACGAGCGCGGTCTCGAGGCGCAGATTCAGCACATGGAAATTTCCCTCCCGCGGCTGCGTGCGCACCTGCGAGGGGTTGAAGTGCGCAATGAGTTTGAGCGCGGATTCAATGTGCGCGAGGCAACCCTCGGCCTCAGCTGGTGGAAGCTGCTGCAGGGCAAGATCCACGTCAAACAGGTGGAGCTTGAAGGCGGGTATATGGATCTCGAGTCCGAGCCCGGTGAGTTCGGCCGGGTGTGGGAAATTGGCGGATGGCGGCTCAAGGAGGGCGGAGAGAAGAAACCCAGGCGCTGGCGGGTGGATCTGACCGCCGCCACCCTGCGCAAAATAGTGGTCTGTTACCAGCACAAGCCCGAGTGGAATTCCCCCAGCTGCGCGCGATTTGGTGAGCTGATCCTGGATGACTTTTTTGTCACCGGGCACCGCGAAAAAACCGGAGAACCGCTGCAGTTTTCCATCGGCGCCGACGAGCTGGCGCTGGAAAACCTGCTGGCCTGGGATGAGCGCCCTGAGACAGATTCGGGGGCGGGCCTCGGCAGTAAAACCCAGGAGCCTGGTGAAGGCGATATGCGCAAATCCGCGCAGGAAAACCCCACTATCGCAGTGGTGCGCCTGAAAACCCGGAATATCCAGTTTTCCCGCCCGGAGAATCTGCTGAGCGTGGCGGAACTCTCTACCCGCAAGTTTGGCGGTTGCCCACCCCAGCGATGGGCGGACGCGGTGCCGGGGTTGCAGCGAACCATTGGCCACTGTGCCACCGCGCGTCGTTTACAGTTGCGTGGACCGGCGAGCTTTTCTTTCGGAAAACAATCGGAAATCGCCTGGCACAGGATCGATGGCCAGGAAGTGCGGCTGCGCTATCGCAATCGTCGCCATCCCAACTGGCATGCCGAGACGATTGCGATCAATGACTTTGACTTCCTGCGTGAAGACCAGTCCCTGCAATGGCTGAGTGCCGGTGCCAGCGGTTTCTCCTGGTGTCCCAACCGCCTGCGTACCGTCCCATCTGCGGACGGCGCTCATCACTACTGCGTGCGCGCGGGGAGCCTGCGTTTGCCGCAGCCCACCCGTTTTGAGTGGCGGGAAGGGTTTGCCGTGGACCTGGCGGAGGCGAGCCTGGGGCAGGGCACACTGGTGGACCTGGGCGCCGATCGTCAGCTCGCGGACCCGTTAAATACCAATATGCTACGCCTCGGCAAGTTGCAGTACCGCAATGACAGTCGTCGCCTGCAACTGCAAAACCTGTCCCTGGACGGTGCATCCGGATGTATTCCGGGGCAGTTGTGGGGTGAGCGGGAGCACTGTGTTGTGCTCAACCAGTTAAATTTGCCGCAAGATTTTGCGATGCAGTTTGCCCGTAAACTGCCGCGCGACCATCTCCCCGCGCAGGGCTGGGCACTGGATAGCGGGCCGCTCACACTGGAAAAACTGAAGCTCAGCGATGGGCGGGATGGTCCCGAGCACCAGGTGTTGATGGTGGACCTGAACTGGCGTCGTCTTGAGCTTTCGCAACAGGAAAAGCGCTATCTGCTGGAAGACGTCAATCTCGAGAAACTCACCGGATGTGTGCCGGAGGGGCTGTTGCCCCAGCGGATGTCTCCCCTGTGTAGTCGCGTGGCACAGCTGCGAGGAAAGGGCGACTTTGTCTTCGCGTTGGCGCCATCACCCTACATGGTGCTGGGCGAGCTAAGCCTGGCGTCATTGTTATTGTCGGATCACCTGGCCCCCGATACGAGCGAGCAAAGCGGATTGATGCTGCGCCAGCTGCATACCGGCAACGGTTTTTTCCGAATACGCAACCAGCAATTGAAACCTGGTGAATATTTTGCCAGTGAAGACGGACACGGCTGGTTCCCCGGTGAAGCGGATGCAGGCAGCGTGAGTAATGATTCAGACGATGGCCGCGAAAAAGGACTTCTTCCCGAGGAGCGGTTGGCTCTGGAGCGGGCGCGGACGCAGGCCTTGGAAAACCGCCAGATAGAAAATATTGGCGACAATATTGTCGCGCGCCAGACTGAGCTGGAACTCGCTTCCCTGTCATTGACTGCGCTGGACGGCTGCCTGCCGGTTTCCTGGCAGGCCATTGCCGGTGGCTCTGATCCTGCTCGTCGCCCCGAATGTTTTGCGGTTCACAATCTGCGGCAGCACCAGCCTCTGCACCTGAAGCTGGATAGACAGCGCCGTACCAGCGCCAATGACGGCGGCCGCTTACGAGTGGCTTTGACTGCAGCAGATCTCAGCCTGGAATCTGCCGATGTGAAAAGCGCCAGTGGCAACGATCTGTTGGCCCTTGCTCAGTTACGTCTGCCGCGGGTGGATTTCCGCCTGCAGTCCCGGCCGATTCGCATGCGGCTGAATCTGCCCGGCGCAGCGTTGGGTATCGCGGACTTCTGCTTCGGCGATAAACGCTGTATCGATGTGGAAACACTGCGTACCGGTGATCGCTTCTCCCTGGACTACGGTCGCGATCGATTCAGCGCGGATCTCAACAACCTGGTTCTGGATCACTTCGCGCTCAGCGGCGGCAAGGATGACGTCACGATAGAGGTTAAAAAGCTGCTCGGCCTGGGACTCTATGCAAACCTGCCGCGCACCCCCGGCGCCCGTGCCGACTGGAAAATCACCCAACTGCAGGCCCAGACCGTTGCTGCCTGCTGGCCGCAAAGTGGGGAGCCGGAGCGCATGTTGCCGCGTTGTGTACGCGGTCAGCGTTTCAGTTCTGAAAACGGAGGAATTTCGGTAGCGAATCTGTCTCTGCATCATCGACTGCAAGACCCGTCCCAGTTGCAGTTGGGTGCATTTCAGGTAGCAAAGATCGGGCTTGTGCAGGCTGCGCCACCCGACCTGCCGGTACAGCTGAACCTGCACGATCTTCGGGTCGACAGTGTCAACGGCTGCGGACTGAATGACTGGCTTGCCGCGGCGCAGTTGCGAGGAGAAGGCAGTGGCCGCTGGCGGGGTTGTGTGTCTTCCGGAAGCCTGCATCTGAGCGGCGACAACCTGGTCAGCCTGGGCAGTCCGGGAGAAATGTCACCGGGAGATGAAGCAGACCGCCTCTCCCTGGGGCCATTGCAGGCAGCAAACCTGAAGTTGTTGCCGGCTCCGACACAAGTCGGGGCGCCTCCGATCATGCAGCTCGCCCATATCGAGTGGCAGTCGGTGCGCTGGGCCGGGGGCGCTCGGGTGAGAGTGGAAGACCTGCTCGCGCGGGATTTCTCCGGTTGTCTACCGGGGCGCGATGGTAGCGTCACCTCGGTGAAGGATCCCCTGTGTTTTACCTTCCGACAACTGATGGTGGAAGGGCGACAGGAACTGGCAATGAAGGATGCACTGCGTGCCAGCGGAAAAGTTGCGCTGGAGGATTTTGCATTTCGCCAGGGAGACCGAAAGCGCCTTGGCTTTACCCATCTGGGGGTGAACGGGCTGGTGTTTTCCTCTGACGCAGTGGCGCTGAAACAGGGTGAGGTCACCGGGCTTAACGGCTGTCTCGAGTCTTTCGAACTTGGGAAAAAGTCACTCGCACCCTGCTACGAGGTGGGTCGTATTTCCATGGGTAGCGAGCACAAAGTGTTGCTGGGCAGCCTGCGCAGTGGCAGGGCTCAACGGCAGTTTAGGGATATCAAAGTGGATGGCGTACGGATTACCCAGCGGGATTTCCCTGCGGACCTGCCATCCCAGTTACTGCATATCGCGACGCTGGAAGCGGATGTGTTGGCATTTGGCGATCGGGAACTGGTCGCGCAAAACCTGCAACTCGATAATGTGAGCAGCTGTGTCCCCGAAGGATATATCAGGGGAGTGCGGCATTGTTTCAACCTGGAGAAGGCGCTTACCTCAGGACGATTCGACTTCGAGCAACGGCAGTTGGCCCTGGCCCTGGCGCAGCTGGACAAGCTACTGGTTCTGAATACTGCCGGTGACCAGTTGTTGGAAAGTGCATATTTGGAAATCCGCGAACTCAGTGTGGCCAAACAGGCGATCCGTCTTTTGTTTATGGAAATCGCCGATAGCCGGGTATTCCGGCGCGATGAGCGCGCCCAGGAGTTCGTCAATCACCAATGGAATACGGAAATCGAATCCCTGCGGATCAGCCAATTTGAATATTTCCCGCCGGAAAAGACTCTGCAGATTGACACCATAGACCTTATCCGGCCGCACAGTATTCTGGCGCGCGGGCGTCAGGGAGATCTGGGGGCCTGGGAGCGTTTCCGCAGCGCATCGCCGGAATTGGAAAGCTACCGTTATCATCGGGGCGATATCGCGCGCAAAGCCAATCGGTTCAAATACCGGGTTCGCCAGCTATATGTGGACCGCGGGAAATTCCTATGGCTAGACAACTCCCACGAGCAACGTGCCAGACTGCCCATACGGCGCATCAATCTATTATTGAACGGATTGAGCAATCATCACGATGATCCACCGGCGTTGCTGGTGTTCAACGCGCGTCCCGGCGGGTTTAGCGAGATGCACCTGGCAGGGCAGGTCGACCTTCTGGATAACAATCACTGGGATGGCGGGCTGCTCGGCTATGTCGAGGGGGCCAACCTGATTCCCGCGACCCCCTATATGGCTTCTCTGCTCGGGTACAAAATTCTGCAGGGGCAGTTGGATGCTGAGCTTAACCTCAAGGTCGACGACAATCAGGTCGATGCGTTAGCAAAAATGGAGCTGCAAAAAATTAAAGTGAGAAGAGTGCGTGACACAGATCATTTAAATGTGAAAAAAAGTATTATTCCGCTGAGTCTGGCGCTCGCACTGCTTAAAGATGGAAATGGCGACGTACGTTTCAATATGCCGGTAACCGGTGAGCTCTACGATCCTAAATTTTCATTCAGCTTTATTTTCAGCCATCTCCTGCAGCGAGCCATTCTTGAGGCCCTGTTCGTCTACTTTAGTCCGGTAGGTTTCTACAGTCTCGCCAAGCTTGCCTGGGCGCGTTTCCGCGCCGTGAGTTTTTCTGACCTTGAATTTGCCCCGGGCAGCGATACCCTGAGCGCGAAAGCAAAAACCCAATTGGATAGTATGGTGGAAGAAATGCGCGACAACGACAAGGCGCGACCAGGAATCTGCGGTGTATCTACCGCCAGGGATCTGGAAAACATGTTTCCCCACGAAGTCAGTGCCATGCGCGGTATGCGCGAAGTGCGCGAAAACTTTTACAGCGATCCCCCGCGGGTCATTCGCGAGGAATTACTGCGACTGTCGAACCGTCGCAGTCTTCACGTACAGAAACACCTGATCGACGCCGGGCTGAATAAGGAAGACTTTATCCAGTGCGCGCCCGATTACATTGGCACCGACACGGATGAGCCGCGGGTGGAATTCTCTAACTGA